A region from the Afifella aestuarii genome encodes:
- a CDS encoding Crp/Fnr family transcriptional regulator yields the protein MLHDPARETSAETRPLNNLLKVLKDEDYALLAPHFQLLHRNSDHVMYNPGDNVDIVYFPCGPALASFLVANEDGEDTETILIGREGAVGGIVSAGRLPAFSRIIVKFEGPFVALKLSELEAAKQQSRAVRHLFARYADCLVAQMLQSITCNAIHSVDQRAAKWIVATMERTGDHIVPLTHEQLARMLGVGRSYTSRVMQTFKAEGILETQRGSLLVRDHSALHARSCKCNDAVKHHFDAVLKDVYPEPDQEAN from the coding sequence ATGTTACACGATCCGGCCCGGGAGACTTCGGCGGAGACGCGCCCCCTCAACAATCTCCTGAAGGTGCTGAAGGACGAAGATTACGCCCTTCTCGCACCGCATTTCCAGCTGCTGCACCGCAACAGCGACCATGTCATGTACAATCCGGGCGATAACGTCGACATCGTCTACTTTCCGTGCGGACCGGCGCTCGCCTCGTTTCTCGTCGCCAACGAGGACGGCGAAGACACCGAGACCATTCTGATCGGCCGCGAAGGCGCCGTCGGCGGCATTGTCAGCGCCGGCCGTCTCCCCGCATTTTCCCGCATCATCGTCAAATTCGAAGGCCCGTTCGTCGCCCTGAAGCTCTCGGAGCTCGAGGCGGCGAAGCAGCAATCGCGGGCGGTGCGGCACCTCTTTGCGCGCTACGCCGATTGCCTGGTCGCACAGATGCTGCAATCGATCACCTGCAATGCCATTCATTCCGTCGACCAGCGGGCGGCGAAATGGATCGTCGCGACGATGGAGCGGACAGGCGACCACATCGTTCCGCTGACGCATGAGCAGCTCGCCCGCATGCTCGGCGTCGGTCGCTCCTATACGAGCCGCGTCATGCAGACCTTCAAGGCGGAAGGCATTCTGGAAACGCAGCGCGGCTCGCTGCTGGTGCGCGATCATTCCGCGCTCCATGCACGCTCGTGCAAGTGCAACGATGCCGTCAAACATC
- a CDS encoding biliverdin-producing heme oxygenase: MRSVRALLHAATAELHAEVEARLNPMLVQGETGYASFLRANAAAILPVEETLEIAGIEALLPDWDERRRSAVLLDDIQILGAERPQPVSAPEMHGEAFMLGAVYVLEGSRLGAKILTRDILAEAGPRMKVASRFLRHGEGRKLWPSFVERLEESAAVHDAPDEAVKGAEAVFALFDAAAESVAKADRVLAHV; encoded by the coding sequence TTGAGGTCTGTCCGCGCTCTTCTGCACGCCGCTACGGCCGAGCTTCATGCCGAGGTCGAAGCGCGTCTCAATCCGATGCTCGTTCAAGGCGAGACGGGGTATGCTTCGTTTCTGCGCGCGAATGCGGCCGCGATCCTCCCCGTCGAAGAGACGCTGGAGATTGCCGGCATCGAGGCGCTGCTTCCAGACTGGGACGAACGCCGGCGGAGTGCGGTGCTTCTCGACGACATCCAAATTCTTGGGGCGGAGCGCCCGCAACCCGTTTCTGCGCCTGAAATGCACGGCGAAGCCTTCATGCTGGGGGCGGTCTATGTGCTGGAAGGCTCGCGCCTCGGCGCGAAGATCCTGACACGAGACATCCTCGCCGAGGCGGGCCCGCGGATGAAGGTGGCCTCACGGTTTCTTCGTCACGGCGAAGGCCGGAAATTGTGGCCGAGCTTCGTCGAAAGACTGGAGGAATCGGCCGCCGTGCACGACGCGCCGGACGAGGCTGTGAAGGGCGCCGAAGCCGTCTTCGCGCTTTTCGATGCGGCAGCAGAGAGCGTTGCAAAGGCCGACCGAGTGCTCGCCCATGTCTGA
- a CDS encoding HWE histidine kinase domain-containing protein, translated as MSDPTQFEVDLTNCDREPIHLLGAVQPFGFLVAVSRSSWVVTRVSRNAAEWLGRLGEELVGLPIDQVFLGQAVHTIRNNLQGAVMGETVARAFGVTVTEAGLVCDMAVHLSGDEVVVECERSVAEPAANAAAMVRGMVARLQRTEDLRNFYRIAAREMQALTGFDRVMIYRFDHDGSGEVIAESARSGIGSFLGLHYPSTDIPRQARILYEKNWLRIIPDISAEPSPVEPALDRNGEPLDLSMSILRSVSPIHIEYLQNMGVDASMSVSILREGRLWGLFACHHYAPHHVTFERRTAAELFGQMFSLLVENRERQTEAEYEERSSKLHNQLVAVMATEATRFESIVDHLDEIADLLVCDGIGLWVEGRATLRGLTPNEDDFAGLAGYLRDRGVNAVCAEHEIGAKYEPARRFSDRAAGMLVVPLSRQPGDYLVFFRKEVTRSVNWAGNPEKPVSVGPLGARLTPRKSFEMWKETVSGQSMPWSPVEERIAEGLRVSLLEVILQLSNLTEAERRRAQERQKLLIAELNHRVRNILSLIRGVINQSKDATSIEAFTEVVGGRIQALARAHDQITSDDWSPASFRNLVTTEAGAYLGGKADRVVLTGSDVLVQPEAFTTVALVIHELITNSAKYGALSDSRGQIDIMTDFDTFGRLVIDWGERGGPPVKPPRRYGFGSTVIEQSIVHDLGGEAKVDYELTGLKARFVIPPKHFQRSEIVVDTVKEAVRANEGEIALPTDVLVVEDNMIIALDTEQMLLSLGVGNVRTASGVRDALKEIERQAPEFALLDVNLGAETSLEIAERLAEMGVPFAFATGYGEQAALPAPFDVTHKVRKPYSAQLLQEAMVGAERA; from the coding sequence ATGTCTGATCCGACCCAATTCGAAGTCGATCTTACGAATTGCGATCGCGAGCCGATCCATCTTCTCGGGGCGGTACAGCCGTTCGGATTCCTCGTGGCTGTGTCGCGCTCGAGCTGGGTGGTGACGCGCGTCTCGCGCAACGCGGCGGAGTGGCTCGGACGTCTGGGCGAGGAGCTCGTCGGTCTGCCGATCGACCAGGTCTTTCTCGGGCAGGCCGTGCACACGATCCGCAACAATCTGCAGGGCGCGGTGATGGGCGAGACAGTGGCGCGCGCCTTCGGCGTGACAGTCACGGAAGCTGGCCTCGTCTGCGACATGGCGGTGCATCTCTCCGGCGACGAGGTGGTCGTGGAGTGCGAACGCTCCGTGGCCGAGCCCGCCGCCAATGCAGCCGCCATGGTGCGGGGCATGGTGGCGCGACTGCAGCGCACCGAGGATCTGAGGAATTTCTACCGCATCGCCGCGCGCGAAATGCAGGCTCTGACCGGCTTCGATCGGGTGATGATCTACCGTTTCGATCATGACGGGTCGGGCGAGGTGATCGCGGAATCGGCGCGCTCCGGCATCGGCTCGTTTCTCGGGCTGCACTATCCCTCGACCGATATCCCGCGCCAGGCGCGCATTCTCTACGAGAAGAACTGGCTGCGGATCATCCCGGATATCTCGGCGGAGCCGTCGCCCGTCGAGCCGGCGCTCGACCGCAACGGTGAGCCACTCGATCTGTCGATGAGCATTCTGCGCAGCGTGTCGCCCATTCATATCGAATATCTGCAGAATATGGGCGTCGATGCCTCCATGTCGGTGTCGATCCTGCGCGAAGGCCGTCTGTGGGGTTTGTTCGCCTGCCATCATTACGCGCCGCATCACGTCACCTTCGAGCGGCGGACGGCGGCGGAACTCTTCGGTCAGATGTTCTCGCTTCTGGTGGAAAACCGCGAGCGCCAGACCGAAGCCGAATATGAGGAGCGCTCCAGCAAGCTGCACAATCAGCTCGTCGCCGTGATGGCGACCGAAGCGACGCGGTTTGAGAGCATCGTCGACCATCTCGACGAGATCGCCGACCTTCTCGTCTGCGACGGCATCGGCCTGTGGGTGGAGGGGCGCGCCACGTTGCGGGGCCTGACCCCAAATGAAGACGACTTTGCCGGGCTTGCGGGGTATCTGCGCGACAGGGGCGTGAACGCGGTGTGCGCCGAGCACGAGATCGGGGCGAAATACGAACCCGCACGGCGCTTCTCAGATCGTGCCGCCGGCATGCTCGTCGTGCCCCTGTCTCGGCAGCCGGGCGATTATCTCGTCTTCTTCCGCAAGGAGGTGACGCGCAGCGTCAATTGGGCGGGAAATCCCGAAAAACCGGTGAGCGTCGGACCGCTCGGGGCGCGGCTCACGCCGCGCAAGAGCTTCGAGATGTGGAAGGAGACGGTGAGCGGACAGTCGATGCCGTGGTCGCCGGTGGAGGAGCGGATCGCCGAGGGCCTGCGCGTCAGCCTTCTGGAAGTCATCCTCCAATTGTCCAATCTGACGGAAGCGGAGCGCCGCCGCGCGCAGGAGCGGCAAAAGCTCCTCATCGCCGAACTCAACCATCGCGTCCGCAATATCCTGAGCCTCATTCGCGGCGTCATCAACCAGAGCAAGGACGCGACCAGCATCGAAGCCTTTACGGAAGTCGTCGGTGGACGCATCCAGGCTTTGGCGCGTGCGCATGACCAGATCACCTCGGACGATTGGAGCCCGGCTTCATTCCGCAATCTGGTGACGACGGAGGCGGGCGCTTATCTGGGCGGCAAGGCCGACCGGGTCGTGCTGACCGGCTCCGACGTGCTCGTGCAGCCGGAGGCGTTTACGACCGTCGCTCTCGTCATCCACGAGCTCATCACCAATTCGGCGAAATATGGCGCGCTGTCGGACAGCCGCGGCCAGATCGACATCATGACCGATTTCGATACGTTCGGCCGGCTCGTCATCGATTGGGGCGAGCGCGGCGGCCCACCGGTCAAGCCGCCGAGACGCTACGGCTTCGGCTCCACGGTGATCGAGCAGTCGATCGTGCACGACCTCGGCGGCGAGGCGAAAGTCGATTACGAACTGACGGGGCTCAAGGCGCGCTTCGTCATTCCGCCCAAACATTTTCAACGCAGCGAGATCGTCGTGGACACAGTGAAAGAGGCCGTCAGGGCCAACGAGGGGGAGATCGCCCTTCCGACGGACGTTCTCGTCGTCGAAGACAACATGATCATCGCGCTCGACACCGAACAGATGCTTCTGTCGCTCGGTGTCGGAAATGTCCGCACCGCGAGCGGCGTGAGGGATGCGCTGAAGGAGATCGAGCGTCAGGCGCCGGAATTCGCGCTTCTCGACGTCAATCTCGGCGCGGAGACGAGCCTCGAAATCGCCGAGCGGCTGGCGGAGATGGGTGTGCCCTTTGCATTCGCGACCGGCTACGGCGAGCAGGCGGCACTGCCCGCGCCTTTCGACGTCACGCACAAAGTGCGCAAGCCTTACAGCGCGCAGTTGCTGCAGGAGGCGATGGTCGGCGCCGAGCGGGCCTAG
- a CDS encoding GNAT family N-acetyltransferase has translation MSELQIRDQNEADRTAVKEVVRQAFLHKPYAAGTEAFIIDALWTRGMATIALVAEADGRILGQAAFSPVTITGSDGQVTTGWHGLGPIAVLPEVQKKGVGSVLMEVGLTKLRALGSKGCLLVGDPAYYERFGFENLPQLQIPGVPPENLLALPFTDTLPAGEIVFDEAFQATS, from the coding sequence ATGAGCGAGCTGCAGATCCGGGATCAAAACGAGGCCGACCGCACCGCCGTCAAGGAAGTGGTGCGACAGGCCTTCCTTCATAAGCCGTACGCGGCGGGCACCGAAGCCTTCATCATCGACGCTCTATGGACGCGCGGCATGGCGACGATCGCCCTCGTCGCGGAAGCCGATGGCCGCATCCTCGGCCAGGCCGCCTTCTCGCCCGTCACCATCACCGGCAGCGACGGTCAGGTGACAACTGGCTGGCACGGGCTCGGTCCCATCGCCGTCCTTCCGGAGGTGCAGAAGAAGGGCGTCGGCTCGGTGCTGATGGAAGTTGGCCTGACGAAGCTGCGCGCGCTCGGCAGCAAGGGCTGCCTGCTCGTCGGCGATCCGGCTTATTACGAGCGCTTCGGCTTCGAAAATCTGCCGCAGCTTCAAATTCCGGGCGTGCCGCCGGAAAACCTGCTCGCTCTTCCCTTCACCGACACTCTGCCCGCCGGCGAGATCGTCTTCGACGAGGCCTTCCAGGCGACCTCGTAG
- a CDS encoding NADPH-dependent FMN reductase, translating to MSATKTKLLGLPGSLRRESYSRAVLQGLAADNDGTVELQIGHVDLPLYNADLDGDDAPEAVREFREAVAASDGLVIATPEYNHGIPGVLKNALDWASRPRGSSSLMGKAVLVVSASPAFTGGVRAQAQLNETLHAAECRLVGGPQIVIGNVGDKVRDGRLVDPAILDFAREGLKRLQAMIAG from the coding sequence ATGTCAGCCACGAAAACGAAACTCCTCGGACTGCCCGGGAGCCTTCGCCGCGAGAGCTACTCCCGCGCCGTTCTGCAGGGCCTCGCGGCAGACAATGATGGCACGGTCGAACTTCAGATCGGCCATGTCGATCTGCCGCTCTACAATGCCGATCTCGATGGCGACGACGCACCGGAGGCGGTGCGCGAATTCCGTGAGGCGGTCGCGGCAAGCGATGGCCTCGTCATCGCCACGCCAGAATACAATCACGGCATTCCGGGCGTCTTGAAGAACGCCCTCGATTGGGCCTCCCGCCCGCGCGGATCGTCCTCTCTCATGGGCAAGGCGGTTCTGGTCGTCTCTGCCTCACCCGCCTTCACGGGCGGCGTCAGGGCGCAGGCGCAGCTCAACGAGACGCTCCACGCCGCCGAATGTCGGCTCGTCGGCGGGCCGCAGATCGTCATCGGCAATGTCGGAGACAAGGTGCGCGACGGTCGTCTCGTCGACCCCGCCATCCTCGATTTCGCCCGCGAGGGGCTGAAGCGCCTGCAAGCCATGATCGCAGGCTGA